A genomic region of Miscanthus floridulus cultivar M001 chromosome 3, ASM1932011v1, whole genome shotgun sequence contains the following coding sequences:
- the LOC136542150 gene encoding uncharacterized protein, which translates to MDAVIAFTSGSPSPTRFYSSASPSLRGPHSLSVCGPWRGRGRPLRALRHRSQAQAAAAAAGAAEVSHHDVVVVGAGIVGLAIARHLLLHTSLSVAIADAAVPCSGATGAGQGYIWMSHRRPGSDTWELALRSKRLWEELAAEVDGQGGGGARERLGWMRTGSLQVGRSSEQLDTLEEMTKVLSQAGIHAEFLSASSLHALEPALSVGKDGGAVFLPQDCQIDAFQAVSLIEKFNNSYSSEGRYREFYNDPAMSLIRSEVTGTVEAVQTSRNILYGRKAFVIASGAWTRSLLHSFLEPALTLDIPVKPRKGHLLVLEKFDKVKLNHALMEVGYVDHQIAKPNSTHMASESSEDELGALSVSMTATVDTKGNLVLGSSREFKVFSREVDRSVVQCIWERAGEFFPAMKNVSFDIDQNTQIRIGHRPYMPDGKPVIDFIPDLPNILIATGHEGNGLTLALGTAEMVTDMILGNPGKVSQSPFSIKHRFSGPGLIFYALKANFQDNFLYFIYVF; encoded by the exons ATGGATGCTGTCATCGCGTTCACCTCCGGAAGCCCTAGCCCCACGCGCTTCTACTCCTCAGCTTCGCCGTCGTTGCGCGGCCCCCATAGCCTCTCTGTTTGCGGCCCatggcgcgggcgtgggcgccccCTCCGCGCGCTCCGGCATCGGTCCCAGGCCcaggccgccgcggcggcggccggggcgGCCGAAGTCTCCCACCACGATGTTGTAGTTGTGGGCGCTGGGATCGTCGGGCTCGCTATCGCGCGCCACCTCCTACTTCACACTTCGCTCTCCGTTGCCATCGCCGACGCTGCCGTCCCCTGCTCCGGTGCCACAGGCGCAG GGCAGGGATACATATGGATGTCGCACAGGAGGCCGGGGAGTGACACGTGGGAGCTGGCGCTGCGGAGCAAGCGACTTTGGGAGGAGCTGGCGGCCGAGGTTGACGGCCAGGGTGGCGGCGGTGCACGGGAGAGATTGGGTTGGATGAGGACAG GAAGCTTGCAAGTTGGGAGAAGTTCGGAACAGCTGGACACATTGGAGGAAATGACCAAGGTTCTGTCTCAGGCAGGCATACACGCGGAATTCTTGTCAGCCTCTTCATTACATGCATTAGAACCGGCACTCAGTGTAGGGAAAGATGGTGGTGCTGTGTTCTTGCCGCAAGACTGTCAGATTGATGCATTCCAGGCTGTCTCTTTGATtgagaagtt CAATAACTCATATTCCTCAGAAGGAAGGTATAGGGAGTTCTATAATGATCCTGCCATGTCATTAATAAG ATCGGAGGTTACTGGAACAGTTGAAGCTGTCCAAACTTCCAGAAACATATTGTATGGCAGAAAAGCTTTTGTAATTGCTTCTGGTGCCTGGACTCGATCCTTGTTGCATAGTTTCTTAGAACCAGCTTTGACGTTGGATATTCCTGTCAAGCCACGAAAG GGTCATCTTCTTGTGTTGGAGAAATTTGACAAGGTTAAGTTGAATCATGCCCTGATGGAGGTAGGATATGTTGACCATCAGATTGCTAAGCCAAATAGCACACACATGGCTTCGGAATCTAGTGAAGATGAGCTTGGTGCTTTATCCGTATCAATGACTGCAACCGTAGATACAAAGGGAAATTTAGTTCTAG GAAGCAGCCGGGAGTTCAAAGTTTTTTCGAGGGAGGTTGATAGATCTGTTGTTCAGTGTATATGGGAACGTGCAGGAGAGTTTTTTCCTGCAATGAAGAATGTTTCTTTTGATATTGATCAGAATACTCAAATCAGAATAGGGCATCGCCCATACA TGCCTGATGGAAAGCCAGttattgactttattcctgatctACCAAATATTTTGATTGCAACAGGACATGAAGGAAATGGACTTACTTTG GCACTAGGCACTGCTGAAATGGTCACCGATATGATTCTTGGGAATCCTGGAAAAGTGAGCCAGTCACCTTTCTCCATCAAACACAGATTTTCAG GTCCAGGACTGATTTTTTATGCCTTGAAAGCTAATTTTCAAGACAactttctttattttatttatgTATTCTAG